In the Flagellimonas sp. MMG031 genome, one interval contains:
- a CDS encoding Ig-like domain-containing protein: protein MNFLRSTILLLLAVGIFYSCSSDSADPAPIPVPDTIAPEVDFSIPGNSSLTDSETPVLSNQFVVEVDAQDTGGVAMVEAFINNEKVGEDSTAPYQITIDISGYTSKNNLTGKFTDYMLKVTVTDTSGNETSKEQIIHIDNELPTISAVSLGDGQVIGGDTNLVTFDVDDNEGLSSVKSYLNGTLLQEHTDGTYEINLNTSELTDGENSFKIEAVDLADNVTTYDVVFISDNTGPEITLESFVTGQIVDEPIQLNPDVSDANSTIASVEFLIGDASQVVLEGDVSYSWDLDPGAFNPGPISIFIKATDELGNESSAEFRIEILRRLITINVPVGFFNPNSARLFVFASGMDGTLLDVERIYSDTEMVRLHTDNETGGDFEYMLTFGEYITGSIGNASEFTTVQNIDPTNLPQINLNTYYKFEPSFQSNQYPTADFDPDDIQNLTADGRDYAGGFSADTNGNTTVYIEQRRNANSDLWSDSIYLQLFNYTLNEYSYAVLDWTIDPELVVTPSLFTTQGVERKIYQPIMNGQSFESTTMQLFGYFDQDDFNNNNHNNIWSHGYTYLPTEGIPYYISNVFSDYRYNIRINDYFTERTGQPEASFTPVDWTIDYTFLENQINITNSGVGHTVGKIFIDSDTPEVINGLNISYRWNLVYDSQKQNQVILPEIPEEIQSWGFYTIYENGGFKVRQVEIKGYQGIPDYNGYLDGVIKNNTYPYTVSPKMESKFKSIVPGYYHRAPNFLLD from the coding sequence ATGAATTTTTTACGCTCCACTATACTGCTATTGTTAGCTGTTGGTATTTTTTACTCTTGCTCCTCAGACTCCGCGGACCCTGCTCCGATACCGGTGCCGGATACCATAGCACCTGAAGTAGATTTTTCAATTCCAGGAAATTCAAGTTTAACGGACTCAGAAACTCCCGTTTTAAGCAACCAATTTGTTGTGGAAGTAGATGCACAGGATACGGGTGGAGTAGCTATGGTGGAAGCCTTTATCAATAATGAAAAAGTAGGGGAAGATTCAACCGCACCCTATCAAATAACAATCGACATATCGGGTTACACATCAAAAAACAACCTAACTGGAAAGTTTACGGACTACATGCTGAAAGTTACCGTAACCGATACTTCAGGCAACGAGACCTCAAAAGAACAGATCATTCATATTGATAACGAACTTCCAACCATTTCAGCCGTTTCACTTGGTGATGGTCAAGTAATCGGTGGGGACACAAATTTGGTCACATTTGATGTTGACGACAATGAAGGGTTGAGTTCCGTAAAAAGCTATTTAAACGGTACCCTGTTGCAAGAGCATACCGATGGCACCTATGAAATCAACCTGAATACTTCTGAATTAACCGATGGTGAAAACTCATTCAAGATAGAAGCCGTAGATCTTGCCGATAATGTGACGACATATGATGTAGTTTTCATTTCGGACAACACAGGGCCCGAGATTACTCTGGAGTCTTTTGTTACAGGGCAAATTGTGGATGAACCCATACAATTGAACCCAGATGTATCCGATGCCAACTCAACAATTGCCTCGGTTGAATTTTTAATTGGGGATGCGTCCCAAGTAGTGCTCGAAGGAGATGTCAGCTATAGCTGGGATTTAGACCCGGGTGCATTTAATCCTGGTCCGATTAGTATTTTTATAAAAGCTACGGATGAGCTGGGAAATGAGTCCAGCGCCGAATTCCGTATTGAGATTTTAAGACGCTTGATTACCATTAATGTCCCAGTCGGATTCTTTAATCCCAATTCAGCCAGACTTTTCGTTTTTGCCTCGGGCATGGATGGTACGTTATTGGATGTGGAACGAATCTATAGCGATACGGAAATGGTTCGACTACATACCGACAATGAAACGGGTGGGGATTTTGAATATATGCTCACCTTTGGTGAGTACATTACTGGTTCCATTGGTAACGCCAGTGAATTCACTACGGTTCAAAACATTGATCCTACCAACTTGCCACAAATTAATTTGAACACCTATTATAAATTCGAGCCCTCATTTCAATCAAATCAATACCCAACGGCAGATTTTGATCCCGATGATATACAAAACCTCACTGCTGATGGGCGTGATTATGCTGGCGGTTTTTCAGCTGACACCAATGGCAACACAACGGTTTATATTGAACAAAGACGAAATGCAAATAGTGACTTGTGGTCTGACTCCATCTATCTTCAGCTTTTCAATTATACTTTAAATGAATATTCTTATGCCGTATTGGATTGGACAATTGACCCTGAATTGGTCGTAACCCCATCCCTTTTTACTACCCAAGGTGTGGAACGAAAAATCTATCAACCTATCATGAATGGCCAGTCCTTTGAGAGTACAACCATGCAATTGTTTGGATATTTTGACCAAGATGATTTCAACAACAACAACCATAATAACATATGGTCGCACGGATATACGTACTTACCTACAGAAGGTATACCCTATTACATTAGCAATGTTTTTTCCGATTACAGATATAATATTCGTATAAATGATTATTTCACGGAAAGAACGGGTCAACCAGAAGCTAGTTTTACACCTGTGGATTGGACCATTGATTATACCTTCCTTGAAAACCAAATCAATATTACAAATTCGGGTGTTGGGCACACCGTAGGTAAAATCTTTATTGATTCGGATACCCCTGAGGTAATCAATGGCCTCAACATTTCCTACCGATGGAACTTAGTTTATGATAGTCAAAAACAGAATCAGGTCATCCTACCTGAAATTCCAGAAGAAATTCAATCGTGGGGTTTTTACACGATTTACGAAAACGGTGGATTTAAAGTGCGACAGGTTGAAATCAAAGGATACCAAGGGATACCTGATTATAATGGGTATTTGGATGGCGTGATCAAAAACAATACATATCCCTATACTGTCTCTCCAAAAATGGAGTCCAAGTTTAAATCTATCGTACCAGGATACTATCATCGAGCTCCAAATTTCTTATTGGATTAA
- a CDS encoding VOC family protein encodes MKTPIDYIEFKATDLEKTKTFYHEVFGWEFTDYGPNYVSFSEVGIAGGFELSAEPIKNGALVVLHHSDLKAIQEKVIQNRGTISKEIFEFPGGKRFHFRDPSGNELAIWSEK; translated from the coding sequence ATGAAAACCCCTATTGATTATATCGAATTCAAAGCAACGGATTTAGAGAAGACCAAAACTTTTTACCATGAGGTCTTTGGATGGGAGTTTACGGATTATGGTCCGAATTATGTGTCATTTTCCGAGGTTGGAATCGCAGGTGGTTTTGAACTGAGTGCAGAACCCATTAAGAATGGTGCACTTGTGGTACTTCATCATAGCGACCTTAAAGCCATCCAGGAAAAAGTGATTCAAAACAGAGGGACCATCAGCAAGGAAATCTTTGAGTTTCCCGGAGGAAAGCGTTTTCATTTTAGGGATCCATCGGGCAACGAACTGGCCATTTGGTCGGAAAAGTAA
- the rocD gene encoding ornithine--oxo-acid transaminase, with the protein MAVLEHLTSQQAIDLENKYGAHNYHPLPVVLSKGDGVHVWDVEGKQYYDFLSAYSAVNQGHCHPKIIGAMMEQAKTLTLTSRAFYNDMLGKFEKYATETFNFDKLLPMNTGAEAVETALKICRRWAYSKKGIPENQAQIIVCENNFHGRTTTIISFSNDEVARDNYGPYTEGFIRIEYDNLTALENALKSNPHVAGFLVEPIQGEAGVYVPSEGYLKGAKALCEKYNVLFIADEVQTGIARTGRLLATCGNCSCADKNCSGTPEVKPDILILGKALSGGVYPVSAVLANDPIMEVITPGSHGSTFGGNPVAAAVGMAALEVVKEESLAENAATLGELFREELNKFIPECDLVVKVRGRGLLNAIVINDSEDSSTAWDICMALKENGLLAKPTHGNIIRFAPPLVMNREQLLDCVSIIIKTLKEFKRS; encoded by the coding sequence ATGGCTGTTTTAGAGCATTTAACATCGCAGCAAGCGATAGATTTGGAAAACAAGTACGGAGCACACAACTATCACCCACTACCCGTGGTCTTGAGCAAGGGCGACGGTGTCCATGTGTGGGATGTGGAAGGAAAGCAATACTACGATTTTCTTTCTGCGTATTCTGCCGTAAACCAAGGTCACTGTCATCCCAAAATTATCGGGGCCATGATGGAGCAGGCAAAAACCTTGACCTTGACCTCCCGTGCATTTTACAACGATATGTTGGGCAAATTTGAGAAGTACGCTACGGAGACTTTTAATTTTGACAAGTTGTTGCCCATGAATACGGGTGCGGAAGCGGTAGAGACCGCTTTGAAAATTTGTAGAAGATGGGCTTACAGCAAAAAGGGAATTCCGGAAAACCAAGCCCAGATCATTGTTTGCGAGAATAATTTTCATGGTAGAACCACTACAATCATTTCTTTTTCCAATGACGAGGTGGCGCGTGATAATTACGGTCCTTACACCGAAGGGTTTATCCGAATTGAGTATGATAATCTGACCGCTTTGGAGAATGCCCTAAAAAGCAATCCCCATGTAGCTGGTTTCTTAGTGGAACCCATTCAGGGCGAAGCAGGTGTTTATGTACCTTCGGAGGGTTATTTAAAAGGTGCCAAGGCCCTTTGCGAAAAATATAATGTCCTTTTTATTGCCGATGAAGTGCAAACAGGTATTGCCAGAACGGGACGTTTGCTGGCCACCTGTGGCAATTGCAGCTGTGCGGACAAAAACTGTAGCGGCACACCAGAGGTGAAACCCGATATTTTGATTTTAGGGAAGGCCCTTTCCGGCGGTGTTTATCCAGTATCTGCCGTATTGGCCAACGACCCCATTATGGAAGTGATCACGCCAGGGAGCCACGGAAGCACTTTTGGTGGAAATCCTGTTGCGGCAGCTGTGGGCATGGCTGCTTTGGAAGTGGTCAAAGAAGAAAGCCTGGCCGAGAATGCAGCAACCTTGGGAGAACTTTTCCGTGAGGAGCTGAACAAGTTCATCCCCGAATGTGATTTGGTGGTGAAGGTTCGCGGACGTGGGCTGCTCAACGCCATCGTCATCAACGATTCGGAGGATAGTTCCACGGCATGGGACATTTGTATGGCACTCAAGGAAAATGGCCTATTGGCCAAGCCTACCCACGGAAACATCATTCGGTTTGCGCCACCTTTGGTGATGAACCGCGAGCAATTGCTGGATTGTGTGTCTATTATTATTAAGACACTGAAAGAGTTTAAAAGGAGTTAA
- the rlmD gene encoding 23S rRNA (uracil(1939)-C(5))-methyltransferase RlmD, translating to MRKNRRRKTFENVTVVDAGAKGKSVGKAPDGRVIFLSNAVPGDVVDVMTTKKRKAYFEGVATKFHTLSDKRTEPVCQHFGTCGGCKWQHMGYEHQLYFKQKEVENNLKRIGNLELPTTQPILGSKEQYFYRNKMEFSFSDSRWLTQKEIDSHKDIEDRNALGFHIPGMWDKILDIKKCHLQEDPSNAIRLETKQFANKNGLRFFNPRKQEGLLRTLMIRTSSTGEIMVLIQFFEEHKEQRELLLDHLKDTFPEITSLLYVVNSKANDTIYDQEIICFAGRDHIFEEMEGLQFKINAKSFYQTNSAQAYELYKVTRDFAGLTGNELVYDLYTGTGTIAQFVAKDAKKVVGVESVPEAIADAKANAVHNQISNVEFFVGDMKNVFNDDFIAAHGQPDVIITDPPRDGMHKQVVEQLLQVGPPKIVYVSCNSATQARDLALMKEQYQVVKVQPVDMFPQTHHVENVVLLEKRV from the coding sequence ATGCGTAAAAACAGAAGGAGAAAAACGTTTGAAAACGTCACCGTGGTAGATGCGGGAGCAAAGGGAAAATCCGTGGGAAAAGCACCAGATGGACGAGTAATTTTCCTCAGTAATGCCGTACCCGGTGATGTGGTGGACGTAATGACCACCAAAAAACGAAAAGCCTATTTTGAAGGCGTTGCCACCAAATTCCATACCCTGTCCGACAAACGGACGGAACCCGTTTGCCAGCACTTTGGTACTTGTGGGGGCTGCAAGTGGCAGCACATGGGCTATGAGCACCAACTCTATTTTAAACAAAAAGAGGTGGAAAATAACCTGAAGCGCATCGGTAACTTGGAATTACCCACGACCCAACCCATTTTGGGTTCCAAGGAACAATATTTCTACCGAAACAAAATGGAGTTTTCGTTTTCTGACAGTCGATGGTTAACACAAAAAGAAATCGACTCCCACAAAGATATTGAGGACAGAAATGCCCTTGGATTCCATATTCCAGGGATGTGGGACAAGATTCTGGACATCAAAAAATGTCACTTACAGGAAGACCCCTCCAATGCTATCCGTTTGGAAACGAAACAGTTTGCCAACAAGAACGGGCTGCGCTTTTTCAATCCAAGAAAACAGGAAGGGCTACTAAGGACTTTGATGATTCGTACCTCCTCCACTGGCGAAATTATGGTGCTCATCCAATTCTTTGAAGAGCATAAGGAGCAACGAGAACTGTTGCTGGACCATTTGAAGGATACCTTTCCGGAAATCACTTCCTTGCTATATGTTGTCAATTCCAAGGCCAACGATACCATTTATGACCAAGAGATAATCTGCTTTGCAGGACGCGACCATATTTTCGAGGAAATGGAGGGCTTACAGTTCAAAATCAATGCGAAATCCTTCTACCAGACCAATTCAGCCCAAGCCTACGAACTTTACAAAGTAACCAGGGATTTTGCCGGGCTTACGGGAAATGAGCTGGTGTATGATCTATACACAGGAACAGGCACCATTGCCCAGTTTGTCGCGAAAGATGCCAAGAAGGTAGTCGGTGTTGAATCCGTTCCAGAAGCGATTGCCGATGCAAAGGCCAATGCGGTGCACAACCAAATTTCCAATGTAGAATTTTTTGTTGGCGATATGAAGAATGTATTTAATGATGATTTTATTGCTGCCCACGGCCAACCAGATGTTATTATCACCGACCCGCCAAGGGATGGTATGCACAAACAGGTGGTAGAGCAGTTATTGCAAGTGGGACCACCAAAGATTGTTTATGTAAGCTGTAACAGTGCCACACAAGCAAGGGACTTGGCATTGATGAAAGAACAATATCAAGTTGTCAAAGTGCAGCCGGTGGATATGTTCCCCCAGACCCACCACGTTGAAAATGTTGTACTTTTGGAAAAACGGGTCTAG
- a CDS encoding ZIP family metal transporter: MDFPSAIIYLVPILAVWFGFGFVWFTKPKNNDNIKLLLAFSGAFLLSLTFFELLPEVYHDHDPKIIALYILGGILLQVFLEFFSKGAEHGHMHIQIQENKFPTLLFLSLSIHALVEGVPIHDNDSILYGIIIHKIPIAIILSIFLINSKMKLGTVLLFIGAFSLMTPLGSYLSTVSWIQDYGHLLTALTIGVFFHISTIILFETSQGHKFNLRKVVVIILGIGIAYLV; the protein is encoded by the coding sequence ATGGATTTTCCTTCCGCTATTATTTACCTGGTTCCCATTTTGGCCGTTTGGTTCGGTTTTGGATTTGTTTGGTTCACCAAACCAAAGAATAACGATAATATAAAGCTATTGCTGGCCTTTAGTGGAGCCTTTTTATTATCGCTGACGTTTTTTGAGCTATTGCCCGAAGTGTATCATGACCATGACCCCAAAATAATAGCCCTATACATCTTGGGAGGGATTTTATTGCAGGTTTTTTTGGAGTTCTTTTCCAAAGGTGCCGAACATGGGCATATGCATATCCAAATACAAGAAAATAAGTTCCCTACACTGTTGTTCTTGAGTCTATCCATACATGCCTTGGTCGAAGGAGTGCCAATACATGATAACGACTCCATACTTTACGGGATTATTATCCACAAGATTCCCATAGCCATTATTCTAAGTATCTTTTTAATCAATTCAAAGATGAAATTGGGGACTGTTTTGCTCTTTATCGGAGCCTTTTCGCTGATGACGCCTTTGGGAAGTTACCTGTCCACTGTGTCGTGGATACAGGATTATGGGCATTTATTGACGGCTTTGACCATTGGGGTATTTTTCCATATTTCCACCATTATTTTGTTTGAAACTTCCCAAGGTCACAAGTTCAATCTGCGCAAGGTGGTGGTCATTATTTTAGGCATTGGAATTGCGTATCTGGTTTAG
- a CDS encoding DUF6452 family protein, producing the protein MKKLIPILLITALFYWVSSCEKDDICVDGDTPLLVLGFFDVNDTTAAKAVPSIRIKSIDIDSVLTNSTFGDRSNSPDSLQVPLRSNAVTTMYQIISGSDDDDETNEEIGNIDTLTISYELGEAFISRACGFVTNYNNISVTLTEGAENWIQDIRVVQPNVENTDNIHVKIFH; encoded by the coding sequence ATGAAGAAACTAATCCCCATCCTACTTATCACCGCTCTATTTTACTGGGTATCTTCCTGCGAAAAGGACGACATCTGTGTTGATGGAGACACCCCTTTATTGGTGTTGGGCTTTTTTGATGTGAACGACACCACAGCCGCAAAGGCCGTACCTTCCATTCGTATCAAAAGTATTGATATTGATAGTGTACTCACCAATTCAACCTTTGGTGACCGGTCCAATTCACCGGATTCGCTACAGGTACCCTTACGGAGCAATGCGGTGACCACCATGTACCAAATTATCTCCGGCTCGGACGACGATGATGAAACCAATGAGGAAATCGGGAATATCGATACCCTGACCATTTCCTATGAACTTGGGGAAGCGTTTATATCAAGAGCCTGCGGATTTGTGACCAATTACAATAACATTTCAGTGACCCTGACCGAGGGTGCCGAAAACTGGATTCAAGATATTAGGGTCGTTCAGCCCAATGTAGAAAATACCGATAACATCCATGTCAAGATATTTCACTAA
- a CDS encoding LD-carboxypeptidase, protein MSKRRNFLKSATALGAATLLHQTGWSHASTAKPLPKIKPKRLQIGDTIGLVAPGFALDTESIYLAVDTLKKMGFKAFYTDRIEGNHGYFSNTDEERAKDINEMFANPDIDGILCARGGYGCTRILDLLDYETIANNPKAFIGFSDITALINTFYKKTGLVCFHGPVGKTLDDEYSQAYFKKVLMEPQEVLPIKNAILEDPKQYRNSEYYRYTITPGTAEGELVGGSLSLVTAMIGTPYEIDFTDRIVFLEDVEEAPYRIDRMLTQLTQVDTFLKAKGIVFGVCKGCDRKRTTDNFTLKEVITDRIAPLGIPAVYGMSFGHIPQNSTLPIGIKARLNAYKKQLRLVEAAVS, encoded by the coding sequence ATGTCCAAAAGAAGAAATTTTCTAAAATCGGCCACTGCCCTTGGTGCGGCCACCCTTTTGCATCAAACTGGATGGAGTCATGCCTCCACAGCCAAACCGTTACCCAAAATAAAGCCCAAACGCTTACAAATTGGCGATACTATTGGCTTGGTAGCTCCTGGGTTTGCTTTGGATACGGAGTCCATATATCTAGCGGTAGATACCCTAAAAAAAATGGGATTCAAGGCATTTTATACAGACCGAATTGAAGGCAATCACGGCTATTTTAGCAACACGGACGAAGAACGGGCGAAGGACATCAACGAGATGTTTGCCAATCCCGATATTGATGGCATACTCTGTGCCCGAGGAGGTTATGGCTGTACCCGAATTTTGGATTTATTGGACTACGAGACCATTGCCAACAACCCTAAGGCATTTATTGGCTTTAGCGATATCACCGCGCTTATCAACACCTTTTATAAAAAGACAGGACTTGTTTGCTTTCATGGACCCGTGGGCAAAACATTGGACGATGAGTATAGCCAAGCCTATTTCAAAAAAGTTTTAATGGAGCCCCAAGAAGTGCTTCCCATTAAAAATGCCATTCTGGAAGACCCCAAACAGTACCGAAACAGTGAATATTACAGGTACACCATTACACCCGGAACGGCAGAGGGTGAACTCGTTGGCGGAAGTTTATCGTTGGTAACGGCTATGATAGGCACCCCTTATGAAATTGATTTCACCGACCGTATCGTTTTTTTGGAAGATGTGGAGGAAGCTCCCTACCGAATCGACCGTATGCTGACCCAACTCACCCAAGTGGACACCTTTTTAAAAGCCAAGGGAATTGTATTTGGGGTATGCAAAGGATGCGACCGCAAACGGACCACTGATAATTTCACCCTTAAAGAAGTGATAACGGACAGGATTGCACCTTTGGGCATTCCCGCGGTGTATGGGATGAGTTTTGGACATATTCCACAGAACAGCACGCTCCCCATTGGAATCAAAGCTAGGCTCAATGCCTACAAAAAGCAGCTTCGTTTGGTGGAAGCTGCAGTTAGCTAG
- a CDS encoding DUF6048 family protein, with product MSRYFTKILFGLMPYFALAQSEPIDLSQKDTVEYKEKYGLRVGADISKLVLSFADEDYTGLELVGDYRLTQKLYLAAEIGNETKKQDETLLNTLLYDYETSGSYIKAGVDVNTYTNWYGMNNAITIGGRYAFASFTQTLNDYSLYETNQFFNEEFLPGENPNREFSGLSASWLEFVVGAKVELFANIFVGMSARLGFLITNTEDEQFPNLWIPGFNKVTDGSNFGVNYNYSISYFIPLYKKSKKKQPEAEQ from the coding sequence ATGTCAAGATATTTCACTAAGATTTTATTCGGCCTCATGCCCTATTTCGCACTGGCCCAGAGCGAACCCATAGACCTTTCTCAAAAAGACACCGTGGAGTACAAGGAAAAATATGGACTTCGTGTGGGTGCCGATATCAGTAAATTGGTGCTTTCCTTCGCAGATGAGGATTACACCGGACTGGAATTGGTGGGCGACTATCGGCTGACCCAAAAACTATATCTCGCGGCCGAAATCGGGAACGAGACCAAAAAGCAGGACGAAACCTTGCTCAACACACTTTTGTATGACTACGAGACCTCAGGAAGTTACATTAAGGCGGGGGTGGACGTTAATACCTACACCAATTGGTATGGAATGAACAACGCCATTACCATTGGGGGGCGTTATGCCTTTGCCAGCTTTACCCAAACCCTGAACGATTACAGTCTGTACGAGACCAACCAATTTTTCAACGAGGAATTTTTACCGGGAGAAAACCCTAACCGTGAATTTAGTGGCCTTTCTGCCTCGTGGTTGGAGTTTGTCGTGGGCGCGAAAGTGGAACTTTTCGCCAATATTTTTGTGGGCATGAGTGCGCGACTGGGATTTTTAATCACCAATACTGAGGATGAACAATTTCCCAATCTCTGGATTCCCGGATTCAATAAAGTGACCGACGGAAGCAACTTTGGGGTGAATTACAACTACTCCATCTCCTACTTTATCCCACTATATAAAAAATCAAAAAAGAAGCAACCCGAAGCTGAGCAGTAA
- a CDS encoding THUMP domain-containing protein, which produces MAGNFKMMAKTLYGFEPILAKELRNLGAGHVEEGVRNVTFEGDTGFMYKANLCLRTALKVYKPIKTFQVFNEKDLYRHIYELDWPSIFDVEKTFAIDSIANTEVFDNSMFVSLKAKDAIVDKFRAVVRDRPNVKTQDPDIRINIHIYKNTCTVSLDSSGNSLHQRGYRILTNIAPINEVLAAGLLLKSGWDGQTDFLDPMCGSGTFLVEAAMIACHIPANINRESYAFMQWKDYDAELHQKIVDASLKKVREFHHKIIGYDKAPSAVRKTQENVDHANLSDYISVERKDFFRTEKPVEGKLHMVFNPPYGERLPIEMEEFYGRIGDTLKQNYPGTEAWLITSNLEALKHVGLKTSKKIKAFNGKLEARLVKYDIYEGSKKDKSQGDH; this is translated from the coding sequence ATGGCAGGGAATTTTAAAATGATGGCAAAAACGCTCTACGGGTTCGAACCTATCTTGGCAAAGGAGCTTCGTAATTTGGGTGCTGGACATGTGGAGGAGGGTGTTCGTAATGTTACTTTTGAAGGTGATACGGGTTTTATGTACAAGGCCAATTTATGCCTAAGGACCGCTTTAAAAGTCTACAAACCCATCAAAACCTTTCAGGTGTTCAATGAGAAAGATCTTTACAGGCATATTTATGAGCTGGATTGGCCCTCAATTTTTGATGTGGAAAAAACCTTTGCCATCGATAGTATTGCCAATACCGAGGTCTTTGATAATTCCATGTTCGTTTCCTTAAAGGCCAAAGATGCCATCGTGGACAAATTTAGGGCCGTGGTACGCGATCGTCCCAATGTGAAGACCCAAGATCCCGATATCCGAATCAATATCCATATCTATAAAAACACCTGTACCGTTTCGTTGGACAGTTCGGGCAACTCCCTGCACCAAAGGGGGTACCGTATTTTAACAAACATAGCGCCCATCAATGAGGTGTTGGCTGCTGGATTATTGCTTAAGAGTGGTTGGGATGGCCAAACGGATTTTTTGGATCCCATGTGCGGGAGTGGGACATTTTTGGTGGAAGCGGCCATGATTGCTTGCCATATTCCAGCGAATATCAATCGGGAATCCTACGCCTTTATGCAGTGGAAGGATTATGATGCCGAATTGCACCAGAAAATTGTGGATGCCAGCTTAAAAAAGGTCAGGGAATTCCACCATAAGATTATAGGGTACGATAAGGCTCCTTCTGCGGTACGAAAAACACAGGAGAATGTGGACCATGCGAATCTATCGGATTATATCTCGGTGGAACGCAAGGACTTTTTTAGGACTGAGAAACCCGTGGAAGGGAAATTGCACATGGTCTTTAATCCACCGTATGGGGAGCGCCTGCCCATTGAGATGGAAGAGTTTTACGGAAGGATAGGGGACACCTTAAAGCAAAACTATCCCGGTACGGAAGCCTGGTTGATTACCTCCAACCTAGAGGCATTAAAACACGTAGGCTTGAAAACCTCGAAGAAAATAAAGGCTTTTAACGGGAAACTGGAAGCTCGATTGGTGAAATATGATATTTACGAGGGAAGCAAAAAGGATAAAAGTCAGGGTGATCATTAA
- a CDS encoding trypsin-like peptidase domain-containing protein, which yields MENIRKSVYKIVTASGTGSGFTVNGQNHIITNYHVVKGEKTVAVEDYKKDRHVAQVVMVNPEVDLAFLSIEGFTNTNTDISLQEEIQIVNTQKVFINGYPFGMPYTITEGIVSSPNQPMGSRSYVQTDAAVNPGNSGGPMLNEAGVLVGVTTSKFTNADNVGFGIKHTDLIKELNDFSHLPNQTTFNVKCNSCDNYTYKESEFCAHCGNHLDISIWEEFEKSDFAKFVEGALEDLGINPVLGRAGRDYWEFHQGSALVRIFVFKRDYLVATSPMNHLPKQNLEELLNHLMESNVEPYYLGIHDNQIYLSYRVHLSDIFTDYAEKIKENIKNLALKADDLDNFFADSFGCEMSIESKEQ from the coding sequence ATGGAAAATATTAGAAAATCGGTTTACAAAATTGTGACCGCTTCGGGTACAGGAAGCGGTTTTACGGTCAACGGGCAAAATCACATCATCACCAATTATCATGTGGTAAAAGGAGAAAAGACAGTTGCCGTAGAAGATTATAAAAAAGACAGGCATGTTGCACAGGTAGTGATGGTGAACCCAGAGGTCGACTTGGCCTTTTTGAGCATAGAAGGGTTTACCAACACCAACACGGACATTTCCCTTCAAGAGGAAATTCAGATTGTAAACACCCAAAAAGTATTTATTAACGGATATCCATTTGGAATGCCCTATACGATTACAGAAGGGATCGTATCGTCGCCAAACCAACCCATGGGGAGCAGAAGCTATGTCCAAACGGATGCCGCAGTAAACCCTGGGAACTCCGGGGGTCCCATGCTGAACGAAGCTGGGGTTCTTGTAGGGGTAACTACGTCAAAGTTCACCAATGCGGACAATGTGGGCTTTGGGATAAAGCATACTGACTTGATCAAGGAGTTGAATGACTTTTCCCATTTACCCAACCAAACAACATTCAATGTAAAGTGTAACTCCTGTGACAATTATACCTACAAAGAATCGGAGTTTTGTGCCCATTGTGGCAACCATTTGGATATATCCATTTGGGAAGAATTTGAAAAAAGTGACTTTGCAAAGTTTGTGGAAGGTGCCCTAGAGGATTTAGGAATCAACCCAGTTTTGGGGAGGGCAGGAAGGGATTATTGGGAGTTTCACCAAGGGAGCGCATTGGTTCGCATATTCGTCTTTAAAAGAGACTACTTGGTGGCCACATCACCCATGAATCATCTACCAAAACAAAATCTTGAAGAACTACTGAACCATTTAATGGAAAGCAACGTGGAACCTTATTATCTAGGTATTCATGATAACCAAATCTATCTCTCCTATCGGGTGCATCTTTCTGATATTTTCACCGATTATGCCGAAAAAATCAAAGAAAACATTAAGAATTTAGCGCTGAAAGCTGATGACTTGGACAACTTTTTTGCCGACTCCTTTGGGTGTGAAATGTCCATAGAATCAAAAGAACAATAA